The Candidatus Cloacimonadota bacterium genome has a segment encoding these proteins:
- a CDS encoding 5'-nucleotidase C-terminal domain-containing protein, translating to MKKNLIFFILIFPFFLFSLIDTLFVLNTTDIHGQIFPYDYYLDEPADYGLAKIHTLVKKYRRSHPDIILLDSGDLFEGSFFDHKYLAENPDIIHPYIKAFNMMGYDAFTPGNHDIETGREIYGTGRDESGFPWLAANSVITPWQTYFLPYFIKEINNIKVGILGISTPSLKRLKQDDKPEICWMDIETTLEEFLPELRSQVDILIGSFHFGLEELEALPDFANQFDVMFGGHIHSTIPAINDTIITTSEPVQIISGNHAKSLGVVKLVFQKTDDTFQIIEKSAWNENIKNEVPAPEFQVFQDYHQEKIEFMNQTVGIIQDTLTTVYSRRQDSAVLEMINHAQMQFADCDISFTSCFDASLVFAPGIINYKDILSLYKYKNKLCVVELTGKQIKQYLEYCTNYFLWQDDQIQINPEMKGYNYDVAEGLNYEIDVSKPVGKRIIKLQLTANDKDLVPEKKYKVAMNNYRASGGGGHLKNIGADQNNIISTSEKTIPEILLEYVSNKNIIENEVDSNWSILQYSK from the coding sequence ATGAAGAAAAATCTTATTTTTTTCATATTGATATTTCCATTTTTTCTTTTTTCTCTAATTGATACTCTTTTCGTTCTAAATACCACCGATATTCACGGTCAAATTTTCCCATATGATTATTATCTGGATGAACCAGCTGATTATGGTTTGGCAAAAATTCATACGCTTGTAAAAAAATATCGCCGATCTCATCCAGATATTATTTTGTTGGATTCTGGAGATTTATTTGAAGGCTCTTTTTTTGATCATAAATATCTGGCTGAAAATCCTGATATAATTCATCCTTACATAAAAGCTTTTAATATGATGGGTTACGATGCTTTTACACCTGGAAATCATGATATAGAAACTGGCAGAGAAATTTATGGGACAGGCAGAGATGAATCTGGATTTCCCTGGTTGGCTGCAAATTCCGTTATTACTCCATGGCAGACTTATTTTTTACCCTATTTTATCAAAGAAATAAACAATATAAAAGTCGGAATATTGGGGATTTCAACTCCATCATTAAAAAGATTAAAGCAAGATGATAAACCTGAAATTTGTTGGATGGACATTGAAACTACATTAGAGGAATTTTTACCTGAATTACGATCTCAAGTCGATATTCTTATCGGATCATTTCATTTTGGTTTAGAAGAATTGGAAGCACTGCCAGACTTTGCCAACCAATTTGATGTGATGTTTGGAGGACATATTCATAGTACTATTCCAGCAATAAATGATACAATTATTACAACTTCTGAACCTGTACAGATTATTTCTGGAAATCATGCGAAGTCATTGGGAGTGGTAAAATTAGTTTTCCAAAAAACTGATGATACATTCCAAATTATCGAAAAATCTGCCTGGAATGAAAATATAAAAAATGAAGTTCCTGCACCAGAATTCCAAGTATTTCAGGATTATCATCAGGAAAAGATTGAATTTATGAATCAAACTGTGGGAATTATTCAAGATACACTTACGACCGTTTATTCTCGCAGGCAAGACAGTGCTGTCTTAGAAATGATTAACCATGCTCAAATGCAGTTTGCAGATTGTGATATTTCGTTTACTTCTTGCTTTGATGCATCATTAGTTTTTGCACCTGGAATAATAAATTACAAGGATATTTTAAGTCTTTACAAATATAAAAATAAATTGTGTGTTGTAGAATTAACAGGAAAGCAAATTAAGCAATATCTGGAATATTGTACCAATTATTTTCTTTGGCAAGATGATCAAATTCAGATTAATCCTGAAATGAAAGGTTATAATTATGATGTAGCTGAAGGTTTGAACTACGAAATTGATGTTTCAAAACCTGTTGGAAAGCGGATAATCAAACTTCAATTAACTGCAAATGATAAAGATCTTGTTCCAGAGAAAAAATATAAAGTTGCTATGAACAATTATCGAGCTTCAGGAGGTGGTGGACATCTAAAGAATATTGGAGCTGATCAAAATAATATTATTTCTACTTCGGAAAAAACGATTCCGGAAATCTTATTGGAATATGTTTCCAACAAAAATATTATAGAAAATGAAGTTGATTCGAATTGGTCTATTCTTCAATAT